In Pantoea agglomerans, the genomic stretch CGAAGAGCTGCATGACAAAATCATTGTGCTGGAAGATGCGCTGCTGGACCAGCGCGTGCCGGCGCGCGGCGAGCTGTCACTGCTGCGCAAGCAGCTGATCGTTATGCGCCGCTATATGACGCCGCAGCGCGACGTCTATTCACGCCTCGCCAGCGAGAAGCTGCCGTGGATGGATGACAGCGACCGCCGTCGCATGCAGGAGGTCTCAGACAGGCTGGGGCGCGGGCTTGACGATCTCGATGCTGGCGTGGCGCGCACCGCCGTGCTGGCCGATGAGGTCGCCTCGCAGATGGCGGAGGCGATGAACCGCCGCACCTACACCATGTCGCTGCTGGCGATGATCTTCCTGCCAACAACCTTTCTTACCGGGCTGTTCGGCGTCAACCTCGGCGGCATGCCGGGTGCCAGCTCGCATTTTGGCTTTAGTATCTTCTGCCTGCTGCTGCTGCTTATGATTGTCGGCGTCGCCTGGTGGCTGAAGCGGCGGCGCTGGCTGTGACAATAATGTAATCAAAAGGTTGTAAAAGTTAACGGCAGGGCAATAATCCGTCGCAGCGGGCAAAAAAGGAAGGAAAGCTGATCGAGGTCAATAACCCTGTCGTGCAACAGCGGCAGAATCTGTTCCGCAGGTGAATGCAACGTCAAGCGATGGGCGTTGCGCTCCATATTGTCTTACTTCCTTTTTTAGAATTACTGCATAGCACATATTTAATTCGATACGCCGGCCTTATCCGCCGGCTTTTTTTTGCCCCTGCGGCTGAGTTATACCTATGCTTAAAGGACAACGACCACAGAGGAGCAGGGTATGACATCCATTATCGCCAGCGATCCGATTCCTACCGATCCCGTCCCGATCCCCGATCCAATACCGCAGCCGCCGCCGAGCCCGCAGCCGGATCCGCAGCCAGAGCCAGGCTATCCGCCGATCCTCGATCCGCTGCCGCATCAGTAAAAAAAAGGGCGCGCTGATTCAACAGCGCGCCCTTTTTTACTGGCTGCGGCTTACGGCAGCTGCAGCACGTCGAGGCGAACCGCCGGCGCGGCTTCCTCCTCTTCCTGCCAGCCGGCAGGCTGCATCGGCAGCGTTTCGCGGTCAAAGGCGAGATCGCCGCCGTCCACCACCGCATCGCCGTGCTGAATGTTTTTAAAATCGAACAGGCTGGTATCCGCCAGGTGCGACGGCACGACGTTCTGCATTGCGCTGAACATCGTCTCCAGTCGGCCCGGATAGCGTTTATCCCAGTCGCGCAGCATATCGCCAATCACCTGGCGCTGCAGGTTCGGCTGCGATCCGCAAAGGTTGCAAGGAATAATCGGGAACTTGCGCGCCTCGGAGAAGCGCAGGATATCTTTTTCGCGGCAGTAGGCCAGCGGACGGATCACGATATGCTTGCCGTCGTCGCTCATCAGCTTCGGCGGCATTCCTTTCATTTTTCCGCCGTAGAACATGTTGAGAAACAGCGTCTGCATAATGTCGTCGCGGTGGTGGCCCAGCGCGATTTTGGTGCAGCCCAGTTCGGTGGCGGTTCGGTAGAGAATGCCGCGGCGCAGACGTGAGCAGAGCGAACAGGTGGTTTTGCCTTCCGGGATCTTCTCTTTAACGATGGAGTAGGTGTCTTCCTCGACGATTTTGTATTCGACGCCCAGCGACTCCAGATATTCCGGCAGGATATGCCCTGGAAAACCCGGCTGCTTCTGGTCGAGGTTAACCGCCACCAGCGAGAAATTAACCGGCGCGCTCTGCTGCAGATTGCGCAGGATCTCCAGCAGCGTATAGCTGTCTTTACCGCCCGACAGGCAGACCATGATGCGGTCGCCTTCTTCAATCATATTGTAATCGGCGATAGCGGCGCCGACGTTACGACGCAGACGCTTCTGGAGTTTATTGAGGTTGTACTGTTCTTTCTTGTCAACCGTTTGATTTTCTTGCATTTTATTTGTCTCTGAAACCAAAAGGGGCAGATAAGCGGCAACATCTTTCTGCACGTTTTTTTGCCCCATCTGACTGGCTATAAAAGAGGGGGTGGCGCCAGCTGACAACAATCAGCAGGCAAAAGCATGCCGCGTATGGTACGGATTACGGCGCCGAATGCCAGCACGTTTTACTGCGGCGTCCCAGCCTAATCTTATGCTGGAGAGAGGCCAGGGCTTCTGTGCGCCTTTCAGCGCGTGCGGATGCGTGCGGCGGCGGCTTTACTCAGTGGCGACGCCATTAGTTAATGGCTATCAGCCTGAAGTTAAATGCATAGTGCTGACTTAAATCAATCCCTGCCGGGGAATAGCGCTTTAATCTCCCCGGCTGCTTTGGCTTTTAATTTTGAAATCACCCCATGCAGCATCGGTAAGTTACAATGTCTGTATTTATCATTGAGAATCTATAATGTGGTATTTTCTTGCGGCTTCACTCCTTTCCCTCAGGGTTAATAAAATTATATCTGGCTTTTTACTGGCGGTGGCCGTGGGGCTGGGTTACGTTAA encodes the following:
- the zntB gene encoding zinc transporter ZntB, which translates into the protein MNVIEGKALQVSDAIIACQLDGKGGLIPIEDKDVIHCERPCWLHLNYTHRQSAEWLQSTPLIPDTVRDALAGDSMRPRVSRLGDGFMIVLRSVNHNADSRPEQLVAMRVFINDKLIVSTRRRKVYAVDAVLTDLQNGNGPEDGGSWLVDICDALTDHASEFIEELHDKIIVLEDALLDQRVPARGELSLLRKQLIVMRRYMTPQRDVYSRLASEKLPWMDDSDRRRMQEVSDRLGRGLDDLDAGVARTAVLADEVASQMAEAMNRRTYTMSLLAMIFLPTTFLTGLFGVNLGGMPGASSHFGFSIFCLLLLLMIVGVAWWLKRRRWL
- the ttcA gene encoding tRNA 2-thiocytidine(32) synthetase TtcA, with the translated sequence MQENQTVDKKEQYNLNKLQKRLRRNVGAAIADYNMIEEGDRIMVCLSGGKDSYTLLEILRNLQQSAPVNFSLVAVNLDQKQPGFPGHILPEYLESLGVEYKIVEEDTYSIVKEKIPEGKTTCSLCSRLRRGILYRTATELGCTKIALGHHRDDIMQTLFLNMFYGGKMKGMPPKLMSDDGKHIVIRPLAYCREKDILRFSEARKFPIIPCNLCGSQPNLQRQVIGDMLRDWDKRYPGRLETMFSAMQNVVPSHLADTSLFDFKNIQHGDAVVDGGDLAFDRETLPMQPAGWQEEEEAAPAVRLDVLQLP